In Populus nigra chromosome 1, ddPopNigr1.1, whole genome shotgun sequence, one genomic interval encodes:
- the LOC133698222 gene encoding uncharacterized protein LOC133698222 gives MVQKLEAIKGGGGSIRVGTTGTIGDLMTREMESIKPSPQASASGQGKPRTIPVLMPCSATTPRKLQARKSLDEASSSGCRSGIGHRSPETTRKVKSFNKSTHRMPMLGSDSSTLDRTPSREKSDKKATHIVEIVDIKCGNPDRAWANPITNKLKKLGFSKLSESID, from the coding sequence ATGGTTCAGAAACTAGAAGCTATCAAAGGGGGTGGAGGATCTATCAGGGTGGGTACCACTGGAACCATTGGTGATCTGATGACAAGGGAGATGGAATCAATAAAACCATCCCCACAAGCATCAGCATCTGGTCAAGGTAAGCCTAGAACTATTCCTGTTTTGATGCCCTGTAGTGCTACTACTCCTAGAAAACTACAAGCAAGAAAATCATTAGATGAAGCAAGCAGCAGTGGCTGTCGCAGCGGCATTGGTCATAGAAGCCCTGAAACTACTCGGAAAGTGAAAAGCTTCAATAAAAGCACCCATCGAATGCCAATGCTTGGCTCTGATAGTAGTACTTTGGATAGAACTCCTAGTAGGGAGAAATCTGACAAGAAAGCAACTCATATTGTGGAAATTGTGGACATAAAATGTGGTAACCCAGATAGAGCATGGGCTAACCCTATAACAAATAAACTGAAGAAGCTCGGTTTCTCAAAGCTATCTGAGAGCATTGACTAA